The following proteins come from a genomic window of Nyctibius grandis isolate bNycGra1 chromosome 35, bNycGra1.pri, whole genome shotgun sequence:
- the RDH8 gene encoding retinol dehydrogenase 8, with product MAAPAPRTVLVTGCSSGIGLAVAVRLAQDPQQRFQVIATMRDLRKKEKLEAAAGSALGKTLSIQRLDVCSDSSVAECVASIPGGRVDVLVNNAGVGHVGPVESISVEEMKGVFETNFFGAVRMIKAVLPDMKRRQSGHIVVISSVMGLQGIVFNDVYAASKFAVEGFCESLAVQLLQFNVFVSMVEPGPVNTDFELKLMEEVSRSEYPGADPATLRYFKDVYLPASQEIFATLGQSPAAVAEVVVDVLGAQRPAFRVQTNGLYTPLVALKYADPSGDLSVRTYYNLLFNYGTLFHLSVAALRCLTCGCFRRRVTPV from the exons ATggccgcccccgcgccccgcacCGTCCTCGTCACCGGCTGCTCCTCCGGCATCGGCCTCGCCGTCGCCGTCAGGCTGGCGCAGGACCCCCAGCAACGATTCcagg TCATCGCCACCATGAGGGACCTACGGAAGAAGGAGAAATTAGAGGCGGCGGCGGGATCTGCGCTGGGAAAAACCTTGAGCATCCAACGCCTGGACGTCTGCAGCGACAGCTCGGTGGCCGAGTGCGTGGCCAGCATCCCCGGGGGCCGCGTGGACGTGCTGG TGAATAACGCCGGCGTGGGGCACGTGGGCCCCGTGGAGAGCATCAGCGTGGAGGAGATGAAGGGCGTCTTCGAGACCAACTTCTTCGGGGCCGTGAGGATGATCAAGGCCGTCCTCCCCGACATGAAGCGGCGGCAGAGCGGGCACATCGTGGTCATCAGCAGCGTCATGGGGCTGCAGG GGATCGTCTTCAACGACGTCTACGCCGCCTCCAAGTTCGCCGTGGAGGGATTCTGCGAGAGCCTGGCcgtgcagctgctgcagttcaACGTCTT CGTCTCCATGGTGGAACCGGGTCCCGTCAACACGGATTTCGAGCTGAAGCTCATGGAGGAGGTTTCACGCTCCGAATACCCCGGCGCCGACCCGGCGACCCTGCGGTACTTCAAGGACGTGTACCTGCCCGCTTCCCAGGAGATCTTCGCCACGCTGGGGCAGAGCCCCGCCGCCGTGGCCGAG GTGGTCGTGGACGTGCTCGGGGCCCAGCGGCCGGCTTTCCGCGTGCAAACCAACGGCCTCTACACGCCCTTGGTGGCCCTCAAGTACGCGGATCCCTCGGGGGACCTGTCCGTGAGGACCTACTACAACCTGCTCTTCAACTACGGCACCCTCTTCCACCTCAGCGTGGCCGCCCTGCGCTGCCTCACCTGCGGCTGCTTCCGACGCAGGGTCACCCCGGTTTGA
- the LOC137675565 gene encoding suppressor of SWI4 1 homolog has translation MGRPSKSKNQKKERAAAQHQAQQEFGTVPHSFVFHRGRVGKSVRQLLADVRRVMEPYTARALKVRKNNTLKDFVAVAGPLGVTHFLVFSKSTSSINFKLFRLPGGPTLTFKVMQYSLIKDVVSSLKRHRMHEQQFTHHPLLVLSNFGLQQIQVKLMASMFQNMFPSINVHRVNLNSIKRCLLITYNPETQLLEFRHYSVKVVPVGVSKGLKKLLQEKFPNMSRLEDISELLVKDINLSESEAEQDGTHNVLELPQAYAGRGNMKAQQSAVRLTEIGPRMTLQLLKVEEGLAQGNVLYHSFIHKEEAEVKEILARREAKLQLKAERRQRQEEDVERKRRQREAHRERSLAGMRRRRQQDGDSDAEDPGAPEQPDAAEQSEEESDAEYYRQEVGEEPDKDLFPDRSKRKRSSSGTAPLRKRRRHGRPAAPSPAAPGRRRKGDPAPRASRHHGGAKPGAGGQKPPRGATRPPREGAGSSARPKGRGKLLAKGKPIFRRPGRAKKGKRTPACTRGARQGEGGHGGGHTVPNAAPQTLLGPHEVAGAHQPPACSHRTETGGDTRRDPPPHPAMATHLGACGNFSSFQESLWPVLAAQFPPALVGNGVAVYRLAARQRSWHSGGVYSFHLAVSGLLYSLSLPFLAAYYYPPKAWRYGAALCKLERFLFNCNLYGGIFFVTCISLNRYLGIVHPLRARGRLGPGHAQALSAALWVLAALLSAPTFFFSELQEAEGATECLGSAAPRRLPGFYPYSLLLAVLGCGLPFLLTASCYAAIARAVFRNPHLSQTEKRKVGLLVGAGVALYAFSYLPYHVFRNLNLWRRLLRPGTENCAVSRAIHATAQVCKILVNLNICLQPLLYAALADSVRSCCGAGAAEGERAERVELRPAA, from the exons atgGGGCGGCCGAGCAAA AGCAAGAACCAGAAGAaggagcgggcggcggcgcaGCACCAGGCCCAGCAGGAGTTCGGCACCGTCCCCCACTCCTTCGTCTTCCACCGCGGCCGCGTCGGCAAGAGCGTGCGGCAGCTCCTCGCCGACGTGCGCAGGGTGATGGAGCCCTACACGGCCCGAGCCCTCAAG GTGCGGAAGAACAACACCCTGAAGGACTTCGTGGCCGTGGCCGGGCCCTTGGGGGTGACACATTTCTTGGTCTTCAGCAAATCCACCTCCAGCATCAACTTT AAGCTTTTCCGGCTGCCCGGTGGCCCCACGCTGACGTTCAAGGTGATGCAG TACTCGCTGATCAAGGACGTGGTCTCGTCGCTCAAGCGGCACCGCATGCACGAGCAGCAGTTCACCCACCACCCCCTGCTCGTCCTCAGCAACTTCGGGCTCCAGCAGATCCAGGTGAAGCTCATGGCCAGTATGTTCCAGAACATGTTCCCCTCCATCAACGTCCACAGG gtcAACCTCAACAGCATCAAGAGGTGTTTGCTCATCACCTACAACCCAGAGACTCAGCTCCTCGAGTTCAGGCACTA cAGCGTGAAGGTCGTGCCCGTGGGCGTGAGCAAAGGCCTCaagaagctgctgcaggagaagtTCCCCAACATGAGCCGCCTGGAGGACATCAGCGAGCTGCTGGTGAA GGACATAAACCTGTCGGAGAGCGAGGCCGAGCAGGACGGGACCCACAACGTGCTGGAGCTGCCGCAGGCCTACGCCGGCCGAGGCAACATGAAGGCGCAGCAGAGCGCCGTGCGCCTCACCGAG ATCGGACCCCGCATGACTCTGCAGCTCCTCAAGGTGGAGGAGGGCCTGGCGCAAGGCAACGTGCTCTACCACAGCTTCA TCCATAAGGAGGAGGCCGAGGTGAAGGAGATCCTGGCGCGGAGGGAGGCGAAGCTGCAGCTGAAGGCGGAGCGGcggcagaggcaggaggaggacgTGGAACGcaagcggcggcagcgggagGCTCACAG GGAGAGGAGCCTGGCGGGGATGCGGAGGAGGCGGCAGCAGGACGGCGACAGCGACGCCGAGGATCCCGGCGCGCCGGAGCAGCCGGACGCGGCCGAGCAGTCGGAGGAGGAGAGCGACGCCGAGTACTACCGGCAGGAGGTGGGCGAGGAGCCCGACAAAG aTCTCTTCCCCGACCGCTCCAAGAGGAAGCGAAGCTCCTCGGGCACTGCCCCGCTGCGGAAGCGCCGCCGGCAcggccgccccgctgcccccagccccgcggcgcCGGGGAGGCGGCGGAAGGGAGACCCGGCCCCGAGGGCCTCGCGGCACCACGGTGGGGCCAAGCCGGGGGCTGGTGGCCAAAAACCGCCCCGAGGAGCCACGCGGCCACCCCGGGAAGGGGCTGGATCCAGCGCGAGGCCGAAGGGACGCGGGAAGCTGCTGGCAAAGGGGAAGCCCATTTTCCGGCGGCCCGGCCGTGCCAAGAAGGGGAAACGC acccctgcctgcacccggGGAGCCCGGCAAGGcgaggggggacacgggggggggcaCACTGTCCCCAACGCAGCACCACAAACCCTCCTCGGTCCCCACGAGGTGGCCGGCGCTCACCAaccccctgcctgcagccaccgAACCGAGACGgggggggacaccaggagggaccccccaccccaccccgccATGGCCACCCACCTCGGTGCCTGCGGCAACTTCAGCAGCTTCCAGGAGTCGCTGTGGCCGGTGCTGGCGGCTCAGTTCCCGCCGGCGCTGGTGGGCAACGGCGTCGCCGTCTACCGCCTCGCCGCCCGCCAGCGCTCCTGGCACAGCGGCGGCGTCTACTCCTTCCACCTGGCCGTCAGCGGGCTGCTCtactccctctccctgcccttcctGGCGGCCTACTACTACCCGCCCAAGGCCTGGCGCTACGGCGCGGCGCTCTGCAAGCTCGAGCGCTTCCTCTTCAACTGCAACCTCTACGGCGGCATCTTCTTCGTCACCTGCATCAGCCTCAACCGGTACCTCGGCATCGTCCACCCGCTGCGGGCGCGCGGGCGGCTGGGGCCGGGGCACGCCCAGGCGCTGAGCGCCGCCCTTTGGGTGCTGGCCGCGCTGCTTTCGGCGcccacttttttcttctccgaGCTGCAAGAAGCCGAGGGCGCGACCGAGTGTCTGGGCAGCGCGGCGCCGCGGCGGCTGCCGGGGTTTTACCCCTACAGCCTGCTGCTGGCCGTGCTGGGCTGCGGGCTGCCCTTCCTGCTCACCGCCTCCTGCTACGCCGCCATCGCCCGCGCCGTTTTCCGGAACCCCCACCTCAGCCAGACGGAGAAGCGCAAggtggggctgctggtgggggcCGGAGTGGCTCTTTACGCCTTCTCCTACCTCCCCTACCACGTTTTCCGGAACCTCAACTTATGGCGCCGCCTGTTACGGCCCGGCACGGAGAACTGCGCCGTCTCCAGAGCCATCCACGCCACGGCCCAGGTCTGCAAGATCCTCGTCAACCTCAACATCTGCCTCCAGCCGCTGCTCTACGCCGCCCTGGCCGACAGCGTGCGGAGCTGCTGCGGCGCCGGCGCCGCTGAGGGCGAGCGGGCCGAGCGGGTGGAGCTGCGGCCGGCGGCCTGA
- the EIF3G gene encoding eukaryotic translation initiation factor 3 subunit G codes for MYRPPPCLWPDKCITSELLKDIPLPGVLGGSLSAEAELLKGGPLPSPKELINGNIKTITEYREEEDGRKVKIIRTFRIETRKASKAVARRKNWKKFGNSEFDAPGPNVATTTVSDDVFMTFITSKEDLNCQEEEDPMNKLKGQKIVSCRICKGDHWTTRCPYKDTLGPMQKELAEQLGLSTGEKEKLPGEPEPVQAQQSKTGKYVPPSLRDGASRRGESMQPNRRADDNATIRVTNLSEDTRETDLQELFRPFGSISRIYLAKDKTTGQSKGFAFISFHRREDAARAIAGVSGFGYDHLILNVEWAKPSTN; via the exons ATGTACCGGCCCCCCCCCTGTCTCTGGCctg ACAAATGCATCACGAGCGAGCTGCTGAAGGACATCCCCCTgcccggggtgctggggggcagccTGAGCGCTGAGGCcgagctgctgaagggag gccccctcccctccccgaaAGAGCTCATCAACGGGAACATCAAAACCATCACGGAGTACCGCGAGGAGGAGGATGGGCGCAAGGTGAAG ATCATCCGCACCTTCCGCATCGAAACCAGGAAGGCCTCCAAGGCGGTGGCCCGTCGCAAG aacTGGAAGAAATTTGGCAACTCGGAGTTCGACGCCCCTGGACCCAATGTGGCCACCACCACCGTGAGCGACGATGTCTTCATGACCTTCATCACCAGCAAGGAG GACCTGAactgccaggaggaggaggacccCATGAACAAGCTGAAGGGGCAGAAGATCGTCTCGTGCCGCATCTGCAAGGGCGACCACTGGACGACCCGCTGCCCGTACAAGGACACCCTGGGGCCGATGCAGAAGGAGTTGGCCGAGCAGCTGGGGCTGTCCACGGGCGAGAAGGAGAAGCTGCCTGGAG AGCCGGAGCCGGTGCAGGCTCAGCAGAGCAAGACGGGCAAGTACGTCCCGCCGAGCCTGCGGGACGGAGCCAGCCGCCGCGGGGAGTCCATGCAGCCCAACCGCCGCG ccgaTGACAATGCCACCATCCGTGTCACCAACCTGTCCGAGGACACGCGTGAGACCGATCTCCAGGAGCTCTTCCGCCCCTTCGGCTCCATCTCTAGGATCTATTTAGCCAAGGATAAGACCACCGGGCAGTCCAAG GGTTTCGCCTTCATCAGCTTCCACCGCCGCGAGGACGCGGCCCGGGCCATCGCCGGCGTCTCCGGCTTCGGTTACGACCACCTGATCCTCAACGTGGAATGGGCCAA acCCTCCACCaactga